From the genome of Thermodesulforhabdaceae bacterium:
GTTTTGAAGGAATAATTGGTAAGCATCCCAGCATACAGAGAGTCTTTGAATTGATTGTAAGCGCAGCCAGTTCTGATGCGCCGGTTATTATCTATGGAGAAAGCGGAACGGGAAAAGAATTGGTCGCAGCGGCGATTCATCGTTTAAGTTCCAGGCGATTTGGTCCTTACATAAAAGTAAACTGTGCTGCTTTGAACGAACACCTTTTAGAGAGCGAACTTTTTGGGCACGTTAAAGGGGCTTTTACGGGGGCAGACAGGACTCGCGTCGGTCGATTTGAGGCTGCTCACCGCGGGAGTATCTTTCTGGATGAGATTGGCGACATCCCTTTAGGGACTCAAGTTAAGCTTTTGCGAGTGCTTCAGGAAAAGGAGATTGAACGTGTAGGAGATCATCGTCCTATAGCCGTGGATGTTAGAATTATTTCAGCAACCAACAAAAACCTTAAAGTGCTCATCGAACAGGGACGATTTAGAGATGATTTCTACTACAGAATAGCCGTTATTCCTATTATGCTGCCACCACTCAGGGAACGCAAGGAAGACATTCCTTTGCTTGTGGATCACTTTGCATCGAGGCTGTGTTTAAAGACAGGAAAAGATATAACAGGGATAAGCCACGATGCTCTGGCTCGCCTTATGGAATACCACTGGCCCGGTAATGTTCGAGAGCTTATCAACGTGCTGGAATATGCCTTCGTGGTTTGTCCCGGTGGGCAAATTATGATTCGCCACCTTCCTCCAAGTTTTGAAAATATGCACGGAATGGGGTCATTGGAAGGTGTAAAACATGCCGCAATTAGGAAAAACGGATCCAGCCGTGTTCTGGCTCTCGATAAAGAGACTATTCTGAATGTCTTAAAAGAAACCGGTGGCAATCGGTCAGAAGCCGCTCGCCGCCTAGGTATAAGTCGAATTACCCTGTGGAAGAAAATGAAAAATTTCAGGATAATTTAGTTGAATGAGCATGTGATTGCTCGCTCTGGGAAAATTATCCGGGTATTTTTTTTTGACAAGCCTTTTTGAGTTGTGGCATTATCAAGCTTGGTTTTGTTATCAATAAACACCTGCCCATAATCCAGCGTAGGGGAAACTTTTGAAGTTTTTTCGGCCAGTTATGTTGTTTCTCACAAATACAGGAGGTATTCCTTATGAACCTGAAAACCAGAATGATAATGATGGGAATTATTCCTGTTTGCGTGGTTATTTTACTTTCCGCATGGATAGTTTATTCGATCATAACTGATTATTCAGTTGCTAAACTCCAGATCGATAATGTCAATCTGCTGGCAAAAACATCAAACCTTATAACCTGCGTCCAGAAAGAAAGAGGCATGAGCGCTACCTTCCTGAGCGGTGGAGCCTCTGCTGAAGAAGTCAAAAGTGTAAGATCTGCAACAGATGAAGCTCTGAAAAGCTTTACGTTTGCATTATCTAAAGGAAAAATCGCCTCTGAGGTTTCAAGACAAGCTGGAGAAATTCCAAAATTGATTGAAAATGTCAGGTCTGAAGTTGATGCAAAAAAGGAGATGCAAAGTGTATTTTTCCGATACACCGATATTGTTGACAAGCTTCTTGCTGTTGAAGGCGCTTGTTCACAGGCTAAGACGGCTGGTGGTGTCGGCAAAATAATGGTGAGTGTTCAAGTACTTGAGCTTGCCAAAGAAAATGCTGGAAAACTTCGTGGATTTGGTTCCGGTCTCATAGCCAGAGGAAAGCCTCTTTCTGAAGATGAATTGTCTTTATTACTTATGTGGTTTGGTAATGTGGAATCCCTTCTTAAATCGCCACTGATCGTTCTTCCTGGAGATGTTATGGCAAAATTTCAGTCGGTTGTTTCGGGAAACGCGTTTAAGACGGCGGAAGACTTATCAAGGAAGATTCTAAGAGAAGCTCAGAGTGGCAATTTTACTGTCGAGCCTAAACATTTCTTCAAAGTGTGGACGGATTTTATATCCCAGACGGACGATGTAATACAGTCGGCGGTCAAGAGCAGTGAGAAAATTTCTGAACAGTTCGCTAGGAAAGCTAGAAGTATTCTTGCCGGCTCTTTAGCTGGGGGTGTGTTTATAATTGCTGTAATTCTTTTATTTTCCTTCTGGACTTACAGGTCAACCGTGAAAACACTTTATCAAGGACTGAACGAACTAAACGAGGCGTCAAAGCAAATTCTGAGCGGTTCTTCTCAACTTGCTTCTGCCAGCTCGAATTTGGCTGATGGTTCTGCACGGCAGGCGGCGGCAATTGAAGAAAGTAGTGCCGCATCAGAAGAGATGGCATCTCAGCTGCGGATGACAGTGGAAAACATAAGGGAGTTAAACAGACTTTCAGACCTTACGGCGTCGAGCATGAAAGCAAGCCACAAGGCTCTCCGTCAGAGCGCCGAAGCTTTAAAGCAGGTGGTAACAAACAGCGAATCAGCCGTGAAAATTATAAAGCATATCGATGAGATCGCCTTTCAAACCAATCTGCTCGCTTTGAACGC
Proteins encoded in this window:
- a CDS encoding sigma 54-interacting transcriptional regulator encodes the protein MFKLDRDKYWQTIVNTMMDGLMVVDVDGKIVFVNRALEEMSGYRKEELIGKSCQILECDTCLEAIRKGGTKHCALFMEQQVRRCRCTMKRKNGEPLPVLKNAVVLKDDKGQIVGGVETLTDLRESVAKEEEIARLRRHLNREDGFEGIIGKHPSIQRVFELIVSAASSDAPVIIYGESGTGKELVAAAIHRLSSRRFGPYIKVNCAALNEHLLESELFGHVKGAFTGADRTRVGRFEAAHRGSIFLDEIGDIPLGTQVKLLRVLQEKEIERVGDHRPIAVDVRIISATNKNLKVLIEQGRFRDDFYYRIAVIPIMLPPLRERKEDIPLLVDHFASRLCLKTGKDITGISHDALARLMEYHWPGNVRELINVLEYAFVVCPGGQIMIRHLPPSFENMHGMGSLEGVKHAAIRKNGSSRVLALDKETILNVLKETGGNRSEAARRLGISRITLWKKMKNFRII
- a CDS encoding methyl-accepting chemotaxis protein, with translation MNLKTRMIMMGIIPVCVVILLSAWIVYSIITDYSVAKLQIDNVNLLAKTSNLITCVQKERGMSATFLSGGASAEEVKSVRSATDEALKSFTFALSKGKIASEVSRQAGEIPKLIENVRSEVDAKKEMQSVFFRYTDIVDKLLAVEGACSQAKTAGGVGKIMVSVQVLELAKENAGKLRGFGSGLIARGKPLSEDELSLLLMWFGNVESLLKSPLIVLPGDVMAKFQSVVSGNAFKTAEDLSRKILREAQSGNFTVEPKHFFKVWTDFISQTDDVIQSAVKSSEKISEQFARKARSILAGSLAGGVFIIAVILLFSFWTYRSTVKTLYQGLNELNEASKQILSGSSQLASASSNLADGSARQAAAIEESSAASEEMASQLRMTVENIRELNRLSDLTASSMKASHKALRQSAEALKQVVTNSESAVKIIKHIDEIAFQTNLLALNAAVEAARAGEAGAGFAVVAEEVRSLAMRAAEASKETQHVIETVVEAVRRVDELTQESLKLFYKMGEDAKKVTDIVKEIRDGAEEQSKGVDQLNQAINELNQVVQDNASRAEELAAVSEELDAQSQLLASQVIKIANFAGISMDLRKEKLIEEQTPRAATKPQKVAKYQAPFTDRMSGATEKKKASLQKQTGKEVKPEDVIPLDDDFSGF